The Capsicum annuum cultivar UCD-10X-F1 chromosome 1, UCD10Xv1.1, whole genome shotgun sequence sequence CAGAATCTATAATCAACGATGACATTTATGTAAAAGTAATGATACtttgattatataaaatttataatgttTATCGTAAACTATAAAAgcagtttagaaaataaaaattttcagcTGTACACATCCAGAGCTAAAAGTTAAAAGTAAAGATTGTCTAGTctaataaaataatcatcatccacaaataaaaattaaaaattgtctAAACATTCAACATTTTTGTTTTCCACTTGCATCTTGTAGATGTCTTGAGTAACATCATTAAGAGATTCATctaattttgaaaattcattctcattttctttctccgTGATACCTTCTTTTTCTGGtgcatcattttttccttcttctttatgtttttctccctcttctttcTCTACTTCTCCTGCATTTTTCTCTTTTGCTTTCTCTCCATCTCCTTCATTGTTTTCTTCTACACAAatacttttctcatttttatctttttcatcctTCTTGCCTtcgtcataatcctctttctccACACCAGCTGATCCATTAGCTCTGTTTTCTTCTTCACCAACagcttcttcatttttttcttcttcctcttcatcACCTTCATCGAGATTTTCCCTCTCTACAACAGCTGCAACTTTAGGGATCATCACCTCATCATCTTTGATCGAGACCTGTTTCAAAGCTGTTGCCTCAAGGAGTTCTTCTTTAATGACGCTGTCATCGCTGACAACCCTCGCCGCTGAATGCTGACTTTGTACCTGCACACCTACATTTTTAAGTATTTACCATTTATAATAAACTAAGTTATCGATTGATAAAGAATGGTATAGATTCTATTATAAGTAAAAGGGACTATATAAAATATGCAACTTCTATAATATATAGAGCAGATATTACCTTCAtctttatctctcttcttttgtTTCTCCTTTTCTGCTCTCCTCAGCCTCACCTCTTTCACAAAATTAACGATGCCTTAAAATAATATTTACACCCAAATCTCGATCATTATCCCCATCCTTACCATCCTACGATGAGGTGATGACAGTCATACTCTCCATATAGGCCTTCAAGCCATCGATGAATGTGTTCTTCGGTTCATCCGTGAATGCTTTAAAATTTTTCATGTAGTGCTGCTTCATTTCATGGGCTGTGGGGATAAGGTATGGGTGTACTCTCTACAAATAAATAGGCAAATAGATTGATTAGCAACACAATATTGGTAAAAGTATTCTTCGAAAAAATAGTTTCATACCTTTGTGCTCCATCCGTTCAAATATGAATCACCTTCGATTAGTTTATCATCTTTTACGGCGTGCCATCTGAGCAATTGGGGAATGGGTAGTGG is a genomic window containing:
- the LOC124897555 gene encoding surface protein P113-like, which translates into the protein MHPVTEAPGKGKGKDDDIHTNNNFQVFIKVNKREKKNGLKIKNLIVNSTKVLDDSISQRQEANMEIGQPSGIKEPLIHNCMKNREDVSVLNNCNKKNIAAQPSDTFYFDELENRNCSEEVIEALVRDKLEEMKIEARIDEEALMLPHCARFILAERPACFGLKEFALITDLNCVCYPYDSKYVKVMEIWIYEAFSTLNRGIGKSTKDPLPIPQLLRWHAVKDDKLIEGDSYLNGWSTKRVHPYLIPTAHEMKQHYMKNFKAFTDEPKNTFIDGLKAYMEKVRLRRAEKEKQKKRDKDEGVQVQSQHSAARVVSDDSVIKEELLEATALKQVSIKDDEVMIPKVAAVVERENLDEGDEEEEEKNEEAVGEEENRANGSAGVEKEDYDEGKKDEKDKNEKSICVEENNEGDGEKAKEKNAGEVEKEEGEKHKEEGKNDAPEKEGITEKENENEFSKLDESLNDVTQDIYKMQVENKNVECLDNF